The nucleotide window CATCTGAGCCGAGCAGAAACATTCCGAAAACCAGAAGTGTCAAACCCGCCACGTTGGCTGTGCTGAGATTTTGATTAAAGGCAATCACGCCGACCAGCACCGATCCGACAGAACCGATACCTGTCCAGATCGGATAGGCGATACCAAGCGGCAGTCGGGTCATCGCAGCGTAAAGAGCAACGAGGCTCGTGATCATCGCGATGAGCGTCAGAGCGCCAAGTGTCCAAGAGAAAGCAATGCCAAGCTTTTTGAGCCCCGTCGCCCAAACGACTTCCAGTGCACCTGCGATGATAAGAAAAATCCAAGCCATCTTGACCTCCACTTTTCGCAGGTCGTCCTGACTATTGCCCTGTCGTGGCCGGGTCGTCCCGGCAGGCTCCGAAGTATCGGGTAAACGTGGGATCACGAATTGTCAATTTTTCAGTCGACAAATAGAAATGTGGAGGCGGACCTTCTGTCGTTGAGTGTGAAGGTCGGCTCCGTCCTGCATAGCGAACCTCTGTAACGCTTCCAGACGTGCTCAAGTAGATGCACACGCGGCGAATGACGGCAACGAGCCCAAACTGTCGGATGCTGCGCTGCGCATAAAGGTCCGCTTCGGTTCTTGTAGAAGAAATTTTGATGCACATTTTCCGTTCGTAACTCAGTAGAAAGAACCTTCCCAAAATGAGCGCGACACTTCTTGTCTTTGTGGGTCTCTTCGGCCTGATCGTTGGCGGCGAATTGCTTGTGCGTGGCGCGGTGTCGTCCGCGAAGTCGTTTGGCATCTCACCTATGGTCATCGGTATCACTCTGGTAGGATTTGGCACCTCGTCTCCGGAGTTGGTAACGAGCTTGCAAGCTGCACTATCGGGGTCTTCTGGAATTGCAGTCGGAAACGTCGTCGGCAGCAATATTGGAAACGTGCTGCTGATCCTTGGCATTGCCGCCTTGATTGCGCCAATTGCAGTTGACCCGAAAGCGTTTCGGCGGGACGGAACCGTCGTCGTCCTAGCAACCCTCCTTTGCCTCGGAGCTGTTCTTTGGGGAGAAGTTGGCCGGTTAATCGGTGCCGCTCTGGTACTCGCCCTGGCCGCATATCTGGGGTTCACGCTCTGGACTGAAAAACACAGCGGCGGGACACCTGCGGCGGCTGTCTACGAGAGTGAAGCCGAGACCGTACTGGGTCCTGAGACGCCGCTGGCCGTGTCCTTGATCCTCGCGCTGGCAGGGTTGGTGATAACCATTATAGGGGCACGGTTCCTGGTCTCAGGCGCGGTGACCATCGCTC belongs to Sulfitobacter noctilucicola and includes:
- a CDS encoding calcium/sodium antiporter, which codes for MSATLLVFVGLFGLIVGGELLVRGAVSSAKSFGISPMVIGITLVGFGTSSPELVTSLQAALSGSSGIAVGNVVGSNIGNVLLILGIAALIAPIAVDPKAFRRDGTVVVLATLLCLGAVLWGEVGRLIGAALVLALAAYLGFTLWTEKHSGGTPAAAVYESEAETVLGPETPLAVSLILALAGLVITIIGARFLVSGAVTIAQAAGLSEAVIGLTIVAIGTSMPELVTSIIAVRKGEGSVALGNVLGSNIFNILGILGITVLVQPMQIPNEIIRLDIWVLCATTVLLVVFARSDWTISRREGGLFVLAYATYLAVLLI
- a CDS encoding DMT family transporter; the encoded protein is MAWIFLIIAGALEVVWATGLKKLGIAFSWTLGALTLIAMITSLVALYAAMTRLPLGIAYPIWTGIGSVGSVLVGVIAFNQNLSTANVAGLTLLVFGMFLLGSDAH